The Muricauda sp. SCSIO 65647 genome includes a region encoding these proteins:
- a CDS encoding IPT/TIG domain-containing protein, which translates to MKTLLKLSSLLILFIAFVGCNDDDNDGPTEFTVTAISPESGTVGTEITITGTDFPTDAADINLTFDGVAAAISSLTATRIVTTVPAGATSGQVSIAANGFTKTAPTSFTVLDELVSQTMENLEAPQTGGQGEPIGGPFAKFSFETGAVTDSETDWDIAFRGTTIAINGGTTTGTADEPERNGSGGASIETGTFTDVTSAAGLTFAEDADGAFAVPTGSDNGWYNYNPATFTVTPIPGRILVIRTHDGKYAKVEILSYYRDAPAQPDPFMNESRVYTFNYVYNPNEGETSLAN; encoded by the coding sequence ATGAAAACCCTTCTTAAACTTTCAAGCCTTCTTATCTTATTTATCGCCTTTGTCGGGTGTAATGACGATGATAATGATGGCCCAACAGAATTTACCGTCACTGCCATTAGCCCAGAATCAGGAACCGTGGGCACAGAAATTACCATTACGGGAACAGATTTCCCCACCGACGCAGCTGATATCAATTTGACCTTTGATGGAGTGGCAGCTGCCATAAGTTCGTTGACCGCGACACGCATTGTCACTACAGTTCCCGCTGGGGCTACTTCTGGGCAAGTTAGTATCGCAGCCAATGGCTTTACCAAAACAGCCCCGACTTCCTTTACCGTTTTGGATGAACTGGTTTCCCAAACCATGGAAAATCTGGAAGCCCCCCAAACCGGAGGCCAGGGAGAGCCGATAGGCGGACCATTTGCCAAGTTCAGCTTTGAAACCGGGGCCGTGACCGATAGTGAAACCGACTGGGACATTGCCTTTAGGGGAACCACCATCGCTATCAACGGTGGAACGACAACGGGAACCGCAGATGAGCCCGAACGTAACGGAAGTGGTGGTGCGTCTATCGAGACTGGAACGTTTACCGATGTCACTTCAGCGGCTGGTCTTACGTTCGCCGAAGATGCCGATGGGGCATTTGCCGTCCCTACGGGCAGTGACAACGGTTGGTACAATTACAACCCCGCAACCTTTACGGTTACCCCGATACCCGGACGAATTTTGGTCATCCGCACCCACGATGGCAAATATGCAAAAGTGGAGATTTTAAGCTATTACAGAGATGCCCCGGCCCAGCCCGATCCATTCATGAACGAGTCAAGGGTCTACACTTTCAACTATGTGTACAACCCAAATGAAGGGGAAACCTCTTTAGCTAATTAA
- a CDS encoding winged helix-turn-helix transcriptional regulator → MGRKYVDNPNHCTLVHTMNIIGNKWKPIIIYLLSNGPLRFGMLTLLVPTISRKVLASQLKELEHDGLIIRKSFPEIPPRVEYSLTSKAMALLPALRALSDWAQQSFPEIEFEECKIAELGDSPLQIQGKP, encoded by the coding sequence ATGGGAAGAAAATATGTTGACAATCCCAATCATTGCACGTTGGTGCACACCATGAACATCATAGGCAACAAATGGAAGCCCATTATCATTTACCTCTTGTCAAACGGACCTTTGCGTTTTGGCATGTTGACCCTATTGGTACCCACCATTTCCCGAAAGGTGTTGGCAAGCCAGTTAAAAGAATTGGAACATGACGGACTGATAATACGAAAATCGTTTCCTGAAATCCCACCAAGGGTAGAGTACTCCCTGACCTCCAAAGCCATGGCATTATTACCGGCACTCAGGGCCTTGAGCGATTGGGCCCAACAAAGTTTCCCTGAAATTGAATTTGAAGAGTGCAAAATTGCGGAATTGGGAGATAGTCCACTACAAATTCAAGGCAAACCTTAA
- a CDS encoding NAD(P)H-dependent oxidoreductase, with the protein MKNVFIINGHQKYPFSEGRLNAALTEKAKTFFQNRGYEVKLTTMEDDYEVNTEIEKFKWADIVFFQTPLNWMGVSWSFKKYIDTVFSYGMMGELSDGDGRSKAAPKKNYGLGGKLNGNYMMSVTANAPKEAFNDPDETFFAGLSEDELLRPMHLNFKWFGLEPLSTFMAYDVMKNPDIENDFARFEKHLMNHF; encoded by the coding sequence ATGAAAAACGTTTTTATCATCAATGGGCACCAAAAATACCCGTTTTCAGAAGGCCGGTTGAACGCTGCCCTGACCGAAAAGGCCAAAACCTTTTTTCAAAACAGGGGTTACGAAGTAAAACTGACCACAATGGAAGATGACTACGAAGTGAACACTGAAATCGAAAAATTCAAATGGGCAGATATCGTCTTTTTTCAAACCCCTTTGAACTGGATGGGTGTAAGCTGGTCGTTCAAAAAATACATCGATACTGTTTTCTCTTATGGAATGATGGGTGAACTGTCTGATGGGGACGGGCGTAGCAAAGCGGCCCCAAAAAAGAACTATGGCCTCGGCGGCAAACTCAACGGAAACTATATGATGTCGGTTACGGCCAATGCCCCCAAGGAAGCCTTTAACGATCCTGATGAGACATTCTTCGCCGGCCTAAGTGAAGACGAGCTATTGCGCCCCATGCACCTGAACTTCAAATGGTTCGGTTTGGAGCCGCTATCTACCTTTATGGCCTACGACGTAATGAAAAACCCAGATATTGAAAACGACTTTGCCCGATTCGAAAAACATTTGATGAACCACTTTTAA
- a CDS encoding peroxiredoxin-like family protein has translation MTRPTPKHQAPELEFPLLGGSQWNLKNQRPQSFTLIVFYRGLHCPICKKYLQQLEGLRPRFEERGVQVVAVSMDSEKRARLSRKDWGLQDLPLGYGLDSETARHWGLYLSKAVKSGEPEIFSEPGLFLVDAAQNVYYASMTSNPWGRPYLPSFVKAVDYIVQSGYPARGEVL, from the coding sequence ATGACAAGACCCACACCAAAGCACCAAGCGCCAGAATTGGAATTTCCCCTATTGGGTGGAAGCCAATGGAACCTAAAGAACCAACGACCCCAAAGTTTCACCCTGATCGTTTTTTATAGGGGCCTGCATTGCCCCATTTGCAAAAAATACCTGCAACAATTGGAAGGGCTACGTCCCCGTTTTGAAGAGCGAGGGGTACAGGTGGTCGCGGTGAGCATGGATTCAGAAAAACGGGCACGCCTATCGCGGAAAGATTGGGGCTTACAAGATCTGCCTCTTGGCTATGGACTGGATTCAGAGACCGCCCGACATTGGGGGCTGTACCTGAGCAAGGCGGTCAAGAGCGGCGAACCGGAGATTTTTAGTGAGCCGGGCCTTTTCTTGGTAGATGCTGCCCAAAACGTATACTATGCCTCCATGACCAGTAATCCTTGGGGACGGCCCTATCTGCCGTCTTTTGTAAAAGCGGTGGATTATATTGTACAGTCGGGTTATCCGGCAAGGGGAGAGGTACTTTGA
- a CDS encoding TonB-dependent receptor has protein sequence MIFLAVQLHAQTGTIEGTTLKPDGSPAPFVNILVQGTNYGTASDTEGYFVLTKVPIGEQVLLISSMGLKTLKYPILVNKNEVVTINVELSASQFQLQPVEIIGRRETGYKNTVSYAATKSAAPIKEVPTTINFVTKELALDQAAFTLNDVVKNISGVNQFSFYNDITIRGFRIQGQRNSGNLVNGMRAFTSFWKQQLIPHIERVEIIKGPASALFGNASPGGTINRVTKKPLPESRQSITASVGSFNTFRTLADFTGPMTKDNSLLYRLNIGYENTDGFRDLQFARNFVFAPSFSFLPTEHTKLNFDIVYQDSKGRLDRGQAVFGDGDLFSTPITKSLSAANDFLDEITLNATVSLQHNFTDNITFNSIFMRSTYDEDLLEHRTSNRFAALGDGSIDEEKVAMRVFIRKRSWNNNSFNNYFNIDFDLGSIENTLLAGYDYFQQELEPGGSQLEARSYLLQNGTATNVFNPDNADNYVLDADGNPVTNVAHFDLASPTANGLRDMTNYVYQTRTFNQFLQRSHGIYLQNQAKIGAFKVLLGLRQEYFTDFVDYDSEAEEQVEQDAFLPRLGIVYTLNPNINLYGTWVQGFQPQSVVDIINPDAGGPFDPLESELFEFGAKSDWFNGRLSASLAIYHLTQRGELYNADDAENPERLVQIGEEEAKGFELDIAGNITPNWSIVAGYAFNDAKFTESDDPAEIGRQKPNAPKHMGNLWTKYIVDNGRYKGVGFGLGYNFVSERFGSIVASNANPTEFPSYGLFDAALYYNLNKVQIQLNISNIFDKTHWVGGYDFIRAFPGAPRNVMTTVSYTF, from the coding sequence ATGATTTTTCTGGCTGTGCAACTTCATGCCCAGACCGGAACAATAGAGGGAACCACATTGAAACCAGATGGATCTCCCGCCCCTTTTGTAAACATTCTTGTTCAAGGCACCAATTATGGAACTGCTTCCGATACCGAAGGTTATTTTGTGCTTACGAAAGTCCCTATTGGTGAACAAGTGCTTTTGATTTCCTCCATGGGATTGAAAACCTTGAAGTATCCGATTCTCGTAAACAAAAATGAGGTCGTGACCATAAATGTAGAACTTTCAGCATCCCAATTTCAACTTCAGCCCGTTGAGATCATTGGGCGCAGGGAGACAGGTTATAAAAACACCGTTTCTTATGCTGCGACAAAATCAGCCGCACCGATCAAAGAAGTACCTACGACCATAAATTTTGTCACCAAAGAGCTCGCATTAGATCAAGCGGCATTTACGTTAAATGATGTGGTCAAAAACATCAGTGGGGTAAACCAGTTCAGTTTCTATAACGATATCACCATTCGTGGGTTCAGGATTCAAGGGCAACGAAACTCCGGTAATTTGGTCAATGGCATGCGCGCATTTACCAGTTTTTGGAAACAACAGCTCATTCCCCATATCGAGCGTGTCGAAATCATTAAGGGCCCGGCTTCCGCTTTGTTCGGAAATGCCTCACCCGGGGGAACCATCAACAGGGTCACCAAAAAACCATTGCCCGAATCGCGCCAATCAATAACCGCATCTGTAGGAAGTTTCAATACGTTTAGGACCCTGGCAGATTTTACAGGACCCATGACCAAAGATAACAGCCTATTATATCGCTTGAATATTGGATATGAGAATACCGATGGATTCCGGGATCTACAGTTCGCAAGAAACTTTGTGTTCGCCCCTTCTTTTTCCTTTTTGCCAACTGAGCACACCAAATTGAACTTTGACATTGTGTACCAAGATTCCAAAGGCAGATTGGACCGTGGCCAAGCGGTTTTTGGAGATGGCGACCTGTTTTCCACCCCAATTACCAAATCATTGAGTGCCGCCAATGATTTTCTTGATGAAATTACCCTCAACGCCACGGTTTCACTACAACACAATTTTACCGACAACATCACTTTCAACAGTATCTTCATGCGTTCAACCTATGATGAGGATTTGTTGGAGCATAGAACCTCTAACCGCTTTGCCGCTTTAGGGGACGGAAGTATCGACGAAGAGAAAGTGGCCATGCGGGTGTTTATCAGAAAACGAAGTTGGAACAACAACAGTTTCAACAACTACTTCAATATAGATTTTGACCTTGGTTCCATCGAAAATACGCTTTTGGCAGGCTATGATTACTTTCAACAAGAACTGGAACCTGGAGGTTCACAACTGGAAGCCCGAAGCTATTTGCTACAAAATGGAACGGCCACCAACGTATTCAATCCCGATAATGCCGATAATTATGTTTTGGATGCAGATGGAAATCCCGTTACCAACGTGGCCCATTTTGACCTAGCCTCTCCAACGGCAAATGGTTTGCGCGATATGACCAACTATGTGTACCAAACAAGAACGTTCAACCAATTTCTGCAACGCTCGCATGGCATCTACCTTCAAAATCAAGCCAAGATTGGGGCCTTTAAAGTCTTATTAGGACTTCGACAAGAATATTTTACCGATTTTGTTGACTATGATAGCGAAGCAGAAGAGCAAGTAGAACAAGATGCCTTCTTGCCAAGGTTGGGCATTGTATATACTTTGAATCCAAACATTAATCTGTATGGAACGTGGGTACAAGGCTTTCAACCACAAAGTGTGGTCGATATCATCAATCCCGATGCAGGTGGCCCCTTTGACCCCTTAGAAAGTGAATTGTTTGAATTTGGGGCAAAATCAGATTGGTTCAACGGACGTTTGAGTGCATCCCTGGCCATTTACCACCTCACGCAACGCGGGGAACTATATAATGCAGACGATGCCGAAAATCCAGAACGTCTGGTACAGATCGGCGAAGAAGAAGCCAAAGGGTTTGAGTTAGACATTGCCGGTAACATTACGCCCAATTGGAGCATTGTAGCAGGTTATGCCTTTAACGATGCCAAATTTACCGAAAGTGACGACCCTGCTGAAATTGGGCGACAAAAACCAAATGCCCCAAAGCACATGGGAAATCTTTGGACCAAATACATTGTTGACAACGGCCGCTATAAAGGCGTAGGTTTCGGCCTTGGTTATAATTTCGTTTCCGAGCGTTTTGGTTCTATTGTGGCCAGTAACGCAAATCCGACCGAATTCCCTTCTTATGGCCTTTTTGATGCTGCATTGTATTACAATCTGAACAAAGTGCAGATTCAATTGAACATAAGCAATATATTTGACAAGACCCATTGGGTGGGCGGTTATGACTTTATAAGGGCATTCCCCGGGGCACCCAGAAATGTGATGACCACGGTGTCATATACATTCTAA
- a CDS encoding TonB-dependent receptor plug domain-containing protein, whose protein sequence is MSLNKNNCPIIFSLFLCLVLRAQEAREKDSILTESLEEVVVTATRTVRQLSSLPLPVTLISKKQLQQTGVTRLNEILNEQTGIVMTPDATIGGGEGVQIQGIDADYIMVLIDGVPVVGRSSGNLDLSRFAIGNIKQVEVVKGPSSALFGSEALGGVINIITERPKSEKISGQISHRAATFNNQNSTIGLNQRQGDLGYSFFVDRLSSDGYDLAPDAEGQTINPFFNYTFNGRIFYDASDKLRFFASGRYFLQDFDEPSGTSEERDGNVQLRIDHKLTDKSQFEYEFYYTNYVTNVEEVDPVDNEVLFENDFDQKLFRPEIRFNHAFGPNNTLTVGGGYNFETLNRSLFAEQVSFDSQYVFAQYDFKPLKKLNVIVGARFDNHSEYNSQLSPKLSARYDFNEHWALKGSVGSGFKAPDFRQLFLDFTNSAGGYFVFGKNVEAEAIQRLLDSGEEVNFPNTGPSDLGGTLNAESSVGYNLGISFRKGKLTSEINFFRNDFKDLIDTYLLATTSNRNIFGYLNRQRVYTQGLEADLKFRPLSNLDLSAGYQLLFAYDKDKEEAIDNGEVFARNQETLETIRLERDDYFGLENRSRHTINFKAFYEVPEWDANANLRVVYRSRFGLTDRNGNDLLDELDNAFVDGYALVNLSFGKTFYKHYQLQVGANNLLDFKGSNPLAAQDNEVLVNPGIQFFTRLNIQF, encoded by the coding sequence ATGAGTCTAAATAAAAATAATTGTCCGATTATTTTTTCACTTTTTTTATGCTTGGTGCTAAGGGCCCAAGAGGCAAGGGAAAAAGACTCGATTCTTACCGAAAGTTTAGAAGAAGTGGTGGTAACGGCCACCCGAACCGTGCGGCAACTTTCTTCTTTGCCCCTACCGGTCACCTTGATTTCAAAAAAACAACTGCAACAGACAGGGGTGACGCGGCTAAATGAAATTCTCAATGAACAGACCGGTATCGTTATGACCCCAGATGCCACGATTGGTGGTGGCGAAGGGGTACAGATTCAGGGCATTGATGCAGATTATATCATGGTACTCATAGATGGGGTTCCCGTGGTGGGGAGAAGTTCTGGCAACTTAGACCTAAGCCGTTTTGCAATAGGTAATATCAAACAGGTAGAAGTGGTCAAAGGACCCTCTTCTGCACTATTTGGATCTGAGGCATTGGGGGGTGTCATCAACATCATTACCGAGCGCCCCAAATCGGAAAAAATCAGTGGACAGATTTCTCACCGTGCCGCGACCTTCAATAACCAGAACAGTACTATTGGCCTTAACCAACGCCAGGGCGATTTGGGCTATTCGTTCTTTGTGGATCGTTTGAGTAGCGATGGCTATGATTTGGCCCCTGATGCGGAAGGCCAGACCATCAACCCTTTTTTTAACTACACCTTTAATGGTCGAATCTTCTACGATGCTTCCGATAAGCTTCGCTTTTTTGCCTCGGGCCGATATTTTTTACAGGATTTTGACGAACCCTCAGGCACTAGTGAAGAGCGCGATGGAAATGTTCAATTGCGAATAGACCACAAACTGACCGATAAATCCCAGTTCGAATACGAGTTCTATTATACCAATTATGTGACCAATGTGGAGGAGGTGGACCCCGTTGACAATGAAGTGCTGTTCGAAAATGATTTCGACCAAAAGTTGTTCCGACCAGAAATCCGTTTCAATCATGCCTTTGGCCCCAACAATACCCTGACCGTAGGGGGCGGTTACAACTTTGAAACTTTGAACCGTTCCCTTTTTGCGGAACAGGTCAGTTTTGACTCGCAATACGTATTCGCCCAATATGACTTTAAGCCCCTAAAAAAACTAAACGTTATTGTCGGTGCCCGTTTTGACAACCATAGCGAGTACAACTCTCAATTGAGTCCCAAACTATCGGCCCGTTATGATTTTAATGAGCATTGGGCTCTAAAAGGTTCGGTGGGCAGTGGTTTCAAGGCACCCGACTTTAGACAGTTGTTTCTTGATTTTACCAATTCAGCCGGAGGCTATTTTGTATTTGGCAAAAATGTGGAAGCCGAGGCCATACAACGTTTACTAGACAGTGGCGAAGAGGTTAACTTTCCGAATACGGGCCCATCTGATCTGGGTGGTACTTTAAATGCCGAGAGTTCTGTGGGGTATAATTTGGGGATATCCTTTAGAAAAGGAAAATTGACCTCAGAAATCAATTTCTTTAGAAACGATTTTAAAGACCTGATCGATACCTACCTGCTGGCCACCACCAGTAACAGAAATATATTTGGTTACCTTAACAGGCAAAGGGTCTATACACAAGGGCTTGAGGCCGATCTTAAGTTCAGGCCTTTGAGCAACCTTGACCTATCTGCTGGGTACCAGCTCTTGTTTGCCTATGACAAAGACAAGGAAGAGGCCATAGACAATGGGGAAGTGTTTGCCCGTAACCAAGAAACCTTGGAGACCATCCGCCTAGAGCGGGATGATTATTTCGGACTGGAAAACCGCTCTCGACACACCATTAATTTCAAAGCGTTTTATGAAGTGCCCGAATGGGATGCCAATGCCAATCTACGTGTGGTATACCGTAGCCGCTTTGGGCTGACCGACCGTAACGGAAACGACCTGTTGGATGAGTTGGACAACGCCTTTGTGGATGGCTACGCCTTGGTGAACCTTTCGTTCGGAAAAACCTTTTACAAACACTACCAATTACAGGTAGGTGCCAACAACCTGTTAGACTTTAAAGGCTCTAACCCCCTGGCTGCCCAAGACAACGAGGTGTTGGTCAACCCCGGTATACAATTTTTTACACGACTCAATATTCAATTTTAA
- a CDS encoding PepSY domain-containing protein, with protein MKLKKKLFFNIHSWIGIRLSILFFIVCFSGTLATLSHEMDWLFIPEIRAKSETGQLAPRNIMVQNFRALYPKGEIEFWLRPQEPYLCDIIYKREDGQRSYVLANPYTGVVQGEVKLTFQRFFRDLHYFLFIPFQIGHYTVLIFGFLLLISLITALVFYKRWWRKLFELKTGKGTLVFFRSLHRLIGLWSVPFTLLFAVTGIWYFLERTNTAGISTKANPKLPKTETRMAQSETETLRSTQLDYNKAVQMAKKSIPDLEVADISPPKTKNDPIYLTGKSSVALVRPRANRVYLDPITYQPIKVQKATEISTTVWLNDIADPLHFGSWGGLTTKIIWFVFGLGISGLVLSGIWITVKRRALKRKKRKKSIMGPWWYINWGLYLLMLFLMYFILVTRYQASVSALVVISLGWSVFIFFTWYIFIYRLRKVVHHKADK; from the coding sequence ATGAAGCTGAAAAAGAAGCTGTTTTTTAACATACACAGTTGGATAGGTATCCGGTTGAGCATACTTTTTTTTATCGTATGTTTTTCCGGAACCTTGGCTACCCTGAGCCATGAAATGGATTGGTTGTTCATCCCGGAAATTCGTGCCAAAAGTGAAACTGGGCAACTGGCACCGCGCAATATCATGGTTCAAAATTTTAGGGCGCTCTATCCCAAAGGGGAAATTGAATTTTGGTTAAGGCCCCAAGAACCCTATCTATGTGATATTATTTATAAACGTGAAGACGGCCAGCGCTCTTATGTGCTGGCCAATCCGTATACGGGGGTGGTTCAAGGGGAAGTCAAACTCACCTTTCAGCGTTTTTTCAGGGACCTTCATTACTTTTTGTTCATTCCATTTCAAATCGGGCACTATACTGTACTGATCTTTGGCTTTCTTTTGTTGATTTCGCTCATTACCGCGTTGGTTTTTTACAAAAGATGGTGGCGCAAACTCTTTGAACTCAAAACGGGAAAAGGAACATTGGTGTTTTTTAGAAGTCTGCACCGCTTGATAGGGTTATGGTCAGTACCGTTTACCCTCTTGTTTGCCGTAACCGGTATTTGGTACTTTTTAGAGCGAACCAATACGGCTGGTATTTCGACCAAAGCCAATCCAAAATTGCCAAAGACTGAAACACGTATGGCCCAAAGTGAAACAGAAACGCTTCGTTCTACCCAATTGGATTATAACAAGGCGGTGCAAATGGCCAAAAAATCGATTCCCGACCTTGAAGTGGCCGATATTTCCCCTCCCAAGACCAAGAACGACCCCATTTACCTCACGGGCAAAAGTTCGGTAGCCCTGGTACGGCCCAGGGCCAATAGGGTGTATTTGGATCCCATTACCTATCAACCCATTAAAGTGCAAAAAGCCACGGAAATAAGTACCACGGTATGGCTCAATGATATAGCAGATCCCTTGCATTTTGGATCTTGGGGTGGACTGACCACCAAAATCATTTGGTTTGTCTTTGGTCTGGGCATTTCGGGCTTGGTGCTTTCGGGCATATGGATTACTGTGAAACGAAGGGCCCTCAAGCGCAAAAAGCGTAAGAAAAGTATCATGGGGCCCTGGTGGTATATTAATTGGGGGCTCTATTTACTTATGCTTTTTCTCATGTATTTTATACTGGTAACGCGCTATCAAGCCTCGGTCAGTGCCCTTGTTGTCATTAGTTTGGGTTGGTCGGTATTCATATTTTTTACTTGGTATATTTTCATCTATCGATTGAGAAAAGTGGTCCACCACAAAGCAGATAAATGA
- a CDS encoding DUF6607 family protein, whose translation MKRFALLTSLFVLFAVGVHAQAKKEQDRQAIKKMCGCFEVTFNFSETFNYSQDSLYKPSKTKVDKGLEWAQLVTDEDDKVVIQHILQVGNPAEPMIVKHWRQDWLFENNKFYMYNGDNHWSFEKKDADAVSGQWTQKVYQVDDSPRYEGSATWVHVDGKSYWENVTPAPLPRREYTKRADYNITMRGNRHEITAEGWVHDQDNAKVVRKEGESDFVLAKEKGYNTYVQVPDERCKAAADWWVENHDKWATVRSIWDEVYARDTDLTLKEKVDNKVLYKHLFEEEMVEKEDLANTIKSFVAKEAMEEDSKSK comes from the coding sequence ATGAAAAGATTTGCCTTATTAACCAGCCTCTTTGTTCTTTTTGCAGTGGGCGTGCATGCGCAGGCCAAAAAAGAACAAGATCGTCAGGCCATTAAAAAAATGTGTGGATGCTTCGAGGTAACCTTCAATTTTTCGGAAACCTTCAATTATAGTCAAGACTCTTTATACAAGCCATCAAAAACCAAAGTGGACAAGGGCCTAGAATGGGCACAATTGGTTACCGATGAAGATGATAAAGTCGTTATTCAACACATTCTTCAGGTCGGAAACCCAGCAGAGCCGATGATCGTAAAACATTGGAGGCAAGATTGGCTGTTCGAGAACAACAAGTTCTATATGTACAATGGCGATAACCATTGGTCTTTTGAGAAAAAGGATGCCGATGCGGTTTCTGGGCAATGGACGCAAAAAGTATATCAAGTAGATGATAGCCCCCGTTATGAAGGGAGTGCTACCTGGGTACATGTCGATGGCAAAAGTTATTGGGAAAATGTGACGCCCGCTCCACTGCCACGCCGTGAATATACCAAACGTGCCGACTACAATATTACCATGAGAGGTAATCGTCATGAAATCACTGCCGAGGGTTGGGTGCATGACCAAGATAATGCCAAAGTGGTGCGCAAAGAAGGAGAATCCGATTTCGTTCTGGCCAAGGAAAAGGGATACAATACCTATGTACAGGTGCCGGATGAACGTTGCAAAGCCGCCGCTGACTGGTGGGTAGAAAATCATGATAAATGGGCAACCGTACGTTCGATTTGGGATGAGGTTTATGCCCGTGATACCGATTTGACCTTAAAGGAAAAAGTCGACAATAAAGTATTGTACAAGCATCTTTTCGAAGAAGAAATGGTCGAAAAGGAAGACCTTGCCAATACTATTAAGTCTTTTGTGGCGAAAGAAGCAATGGAAGAAGACTCGAAAAGCAAATAA
- a CDS encoding SH3 domain-containing protein — MKTKQMLSILTLLAICLFTNAQEKLHCLDGSCSFEPGQIVYLFGDQVQLRVAPTREAKVLKTLPIGMHMVIQERHENSWRYKGVDSHYYKVDYKGTEGYVLGGLLALEKKTINDVVHLFGRGKIGEEDQLVIRTLQEDGSFKEKSIRLGNGQFYLTDLGTKGLPDVDGILLIDYVAEGCGIEGGGIYLFQQGKVLHQVARLSQVSDAGAYYFWEEFIFPEDKHGVAGKIRYKKEIGEYYDEMANWKKTSVETKELVWVNNNLGLAQQ, encoded by the coding sequence ATGAAAACAAAACAGATGTTATCGATCCTTACCTTACTAGCCATCTGTTTGTTTACAAACGCCCAAGAAAAACTACACTGCCTTGATGGCAGTTGTAGTTTTGAGCCCGGGCAGATCGTTTACCTTTTTGGTGACCAGGTGCAATTAAGGGTAGCCCCAACGAGAGAGGCCAAGGTGTTAAAGACATTGCCCATTGGCATGCACATGGTCATACAAGAAAGGCATGAGAATTCATGGCGGTACAAAGGTGTCGATTCCCATTACTACAAAGTCGATTACAAGGGCACCGAAGGATATGTGCTGGGCGGACTCCTGGCCCTTGAAAAAAAGACCATCAATGATGTGGTGCATCTATTCGGCAGGGGCAAAATCGGCGAAGAAGACCAGCTGGTCATTCGCACACTGCAAGAAGATGGTTCGTTTAAAGAGAAATCGATACGCTTGGGCAATGGCCAATTTTATTTGACCGATTTGGGCACCAAGGGCCTGCCCGATGTCGATGGCATTTTGCTGATAGACTATGTGGCCGAAGGCTGTGGCATTGAAGGCGGCGGTATTTATCTGTTTCAACAGGGCAAGGTGCTGCACCAAGTAGCGCGTTTATCACAAGTATCAGATGCAGGGGCCTATTATTTCTGGGAAGAATTCATATTTCCTGAAGATAAGCATGGCGTAGCCGGAAAGATTCGCTACAAGAAAGAAATTGGTGAATACTATGATGAGATGGCCAATTGGAAAAAGACCAGCGTGGAAACCAAAGAACTGGTCTGGGTCAATAACAATCTGGGCTTAGCGCAACAATGA